One Erythrobacter sp. SDW2 genomic region harbors:
- the puhA gene encoding photosynthetic reaction center subunit H produces the protein MKDFNIVQYDLAAIAMVLFAGFFLALLVYLRREDRREGYPLEDEVTGRVDTPGGILHSDSPKTFLMPHGRGTVTTPTKGREKVDVAGKRTFASGGAPYYPTGNPLEDGLGPAAWADRAKHADLDAEGRNRIVPIALATGVGVHRKDADPRGMSVIGADGAKAGTVTDLWVDRAENQVRYLEVDTGMKKVLAPMGMAKVQGKVGRVVIDAINAGQFAAAPVPEAADTITLYEEERIVAYFGGGYLYANRARQEPLI, from the coding sequence ATGAAGGATTTCAACATAGTCCAGTACGATCTGGCGGCAATTGCGATGGTGCTGTTCGCCGGGTTTTTCCTGGCACTGCTCGTCTATCTCCGGCGCGAGGATCGCCGCGAAGGCTATCCGCTGGAGGATGAGGTCACAGGCCGCGTCGATACGCCTGGAGGTATCCTGCACAGCGATAGCCCCAAGACCTTCCTCATGCCGCATGGCCGCGGCACGGTGACGACGCCCACCAAGGGCCGCGAAAAGGTCGATGTTGCGGGCAAGCGGACATTCGCCTCGGGCGGCGCGCCTTACTATCCGACCGGCAACCCGCTCGAAGACGGCCTCGGCCCGGCAGCCTGGGCCGACCGTGCCAAGCATGCCGACCTCGACGCCGAAGGGCGCAACCGGATCGTGCCGATTGCTCTTGCCACCGGTGTCGGGGTGCATCGCAAGGATGCCGATCCGCGCGGCATGAGCGTGATCGGGGCCGACGGGGCCAAGGCGGGGACCGTGACCGACCTGTGGGTCGACCGGGCCGAGAACCAGGTCCGCTATCTCGAAGTCGATACGGGCATGAAGAAAGTGCTCGCGCCGATGGGCATGGCCAAGGTTCAGGGCAAGGTCGGCCGGGTGGTGATCGATGCGATCAATGCCGGCCAGTTCGCCGCCGCGCCGGTGCCCGAGGCCGCCGATACGATCACGCTGTACGAGGAAGAGCGCATCGTGGCCTATTTCGGCGGTGGCTACCTCTACGCCAACCGCGCCCGGCAGGAGCCGCTGATATGA
- the puhB gene encoding photosynthetic complex putative assembly protein PuhB: MSEYDHEPVRGLPGELPPGEAILWQGEPEWRTLVTSALHVRLVALYFAALLVWSLATGARTTAGTLAVSAVLVLGLAALFLWGVHRTTVYTLTNKRIVLRIGVALNKCINIPLSEIESADLKPLGGGKGSIVLHLKGMPRLGYLMLWPHARSLRIFRPQPILRAIPDAAAVAKQLFDAVRQVQPIVQADNTASGPALEGYPA; this comes from the coding sequence ATGAGCGAGTACGACCACGAACCGGTGCGCGGGCTTCCTGGCGAGCTCCCGCCCGGCGAAGCGATCCTGTGGCAGGGGGAACCCGAATGGCGAACCCTGGTGACCTCGGCGCTGCATGTGCGGCTGGTGGCGCTCTACTTCGCCGCTCTGCTGGTGTGGTCGCTGGCGACCGGCGCCAGGACGACCGCGGGGACGCTGGCCGTATCGGCCGTGCTGGTGCTGGGGCTGGCGGCGCTGTTCCTCTGGGGTGTGCACCGGACCACGGTCTATACGCTGACCAACAAGCGGATCGTGCTGCGGATCGGGGTCGCGCTCAACAAGTGCATCAATATCCCGCTGAGCGAAATCGAAAGCGCCGACCTCAAGCCGCTTGGCGGCGGCAAGGGCAGCATCGTGCTGCACCTCAAGGGCATGCCCCGGCTCGGCTACCTGATGCTGTGGCCGCACGCCCGGTCGCTCCGCATCTTCCGGCCGCAGCCGATTCTGCGGGCGATTCCGGATGCAGCGGCGGTGGCGAAGCAGCTGTTCGACGCGGTGCGGCAGGTTCAGCCAATTGTGCAGGCCGATAACACAGCTTCCGGACCGGCGCTGGAGGGCTACCCGGCATGA
- the bchM gene encoding magnesium protoporphyrin IX methyltransferase, with product MATQAAPTRYDHQREKLAAYFDGTARKAWIDLTSDAKVSGIRATVRAGRDRMRATLVGWLPPDLRRQRVLDAGCGTGALSVDVACLGAEVTGIDIAGGLVEIAARRAPGFLGHGRIDWHVGDMLDPALGRFAHVVAMDSLIHYRAEDLVATLEQMATRCHGSILFTFAPHTPLLGAMHTAGKLFPRGNRSPAIVPIAERDLRRRLTRLAGWKIGRTMRISSGFYTSQAMELVKR from the coding sequence ATGGCCACGCAAGCTGCACCGACCCGCTACGATCACCAGCGCGAAAAGCTCGCCGCCTATTTCGACGGCACCGCGCGCAAGGCGTGGATCGATCTCACCTCCGATGCCAAGGTCAGCGGCATCCGCGCCACGGTGCGGGCCGGGCGCGACCGGATGCGCGCGACCCTGGTCGGCTGGCTGCCGCCCGACCTGCGCCGCCAGCGTGTGCTCGATGCCGGATGCGGCACGGGGGCGCTCAGCGTCGATGTCGCCTGTCTCGGGGCCGAGGTCACCGGGATCGATATCGCCGGCGGGTTGGTCGAGATCGCCGCCAGGCGCGCGCCGGGTTTCCTCGGCCATGGCCGGATCGACTGGCATGTCGGCGACATGCTCGATCCCGCGCTGGGCAGATTTGCGCATGTGGTGGCGATGGATTCGTTGATCCACTACCGCGCGGAGGACCTGGTCGCGACGCTCGAGCAAATGGCGACGCGCTGTCATGGCTCGATCCTGTTCACCTTCGCGCCGCACACACCGCTGCTCGGTGCGATGCACACCGCCGGCAAGCTGTTCCCGCGCGGCAACCGGTCGCCCGCCATCGTGCCGATTGCGGAACGCGACTTGCGCCGCCGTCTGACGCGACTGGCGGGCTGGAAGATCGGTCGGACGATGCGGATCTCGAGCGGCTTCTACACCTCGCAAGCGATGGAGCTGGTGAAACGCTGA
- the bchL gene encoding ferredoxin:protochlorophyllide reductase (ATP-dependent) iron-sulfur ATP-binding protein, with amino-acid sequence MTLLDGKDAPPDGEGSVQVALDPADEIRGAKVFAVYGKGGIGKSTTSSNLSAAFSRLGHRVLQIGCDPKHDSTFTLTKKMMPTVIDVLEQVDFHAEELRTEDFMFEGYNGVMCVEAGGPPAGTGCGGYVVGQTVKLLKQHHLLEDTDVVIFDVLGDVVCGGFAAPLQHADAAIVVAANDFDSIFAMNRIVAAINAKAKNYNVKLAGVVANRSAQTDEIDRFSDAIGMRRLAHFKDLDAIRRSRLKKCTLFEMDDSPEVEAAREEYMNLARKLWAGVEPLAAQPMKDRDIFDFLGFE; translated from the coding sequence ATGACGCTACTCGATGGCAAGGATGCCCCCCCGGATGGCGAAGGCAGCGTCCAGGTCGCGCTCGATCCGGCCGACGAAATCAGGGGGGCCAAGGTCTTCGCGGTCTATGGCAAGGGCGGGATCGGCAAGTCGACCACTTCGTCGAACCTCTCCGCCGCCTTTTCGCGGCTCGGGCACCGGGTGTTGCAGATCGGCTGCGATCCCAAGCATGACAGCACCTTCACACTGACCAAGAAAATGATGCCGACGGTGATCGACGTGCTGGAGCAGGTCGATTTCCATGCCGAGGAACTGCGCACCGAAGACTTCATGTTCGAAGGCTACAACGGGGTAATGTGCGTCGAGGCGGGCGGCCCGCCGGCGGGCACCGGCTGCGGCGGCTATGTCGTCGGCCAGACGGTCAAGCTGCTCAAGCAGCATCATCTGCTGGAAGACACCGATGTGGTGATCTTCGATGTGCTGGGGGATGTCGTCTGCGGCGGCTTTGCCGCGCCCTTGCAGCATGCCGATGCCGCCATCGTCGTGGCTGCCAATGATTTCGACAGCATCTTCGCGATGAACCGGATCGTGGCGGCCATCAACGCCAAGGCCAAGAACTACAACGTCAAGCTGGCCGGGGTGGTCGCCAACCGCTCGGCCCAGACCGACGAGATCGACCGCTTCTCCGACGCTATCGGCATGCGGCGGCTGGCGCATTTCAAGGATCTCGACGCGATCCGCCGCAGCCGGCTGAAGAAGTGCACCCTGTTCGAAATGGACGACAGCCCCGAGGTCGAAGCCGCGCGCGAGGAATACATGAACCTTGCCCGCAAGCTGTGGGCCGGGGTCGAACCGCTCGCAGCGCAGCCAATGAAGGACCGCGACATCTTCGACTTCCTGGGGTTCGAATGA
- a CDS encoding BCD family MFS transporter, which produces MADTGRLAANWTRVATSWLPFADAASASLPLSRILRLALFQVSVGLAVVLLNGTLNRVMIVELGTPSWIIALLIALPLVVAPFRALIGHKSDTHKSILGWRRVPYIWFGTLAQFGGLAIMPFALVLLSRPDTLPIGLAAACAAFLLTGGGMHVVQTAGLALATDIAPEDKRPAVVALLYVMLLVGMMLAALSMGQLLADYSHTRLIQVIQGAAGLTMLLNIAALWKQEARNSALAAGDVIRAGFAEQWRAFTGQPHAPRLLAAIGLGAMAFSMQDALLEPYGGEILGLSVGATTSLTGAWALGALVAFALCAHRMQGGADPLRLAGYGAAIGIAAFLMTLFAAPLASPVLLFAGAATIGFGTGLFSVGTMIAAMSLARDGAAGMALGAWGAVQASAAGLGIALGGIIRDAIGTTLHSPSTLADRATGYGAVYALEIALLVFTLIVLGPVVGRLRNPADPDNKNASARFAVTEFPT; this is translated from the coding sequence ATGGCTGACACTGGCCGCCTTGCTGCAAACTGGACCCGGGTGGCGACATCCTGGCTGCCGTTTGCGGATGCGGCCAGCGCCAGCCTGCCTCTCTCGCGCATCCTGCGGCTGGCGCTGTTCCAGGTCAGCGTGGGGCTGGCGGTGGTGCTGCTCAACGGCACGCTCAACCGGGTGATGATCGTCGAGCTGGGCACGCCGAGCTGGATCATCGCCCTGCTGATCGCGCTGCCGCTGGTGGTGGCCCCGTTCCGGGCACTGATCGGGCACAAGAGCGACACCCACAAATCGATCCTCGGCTGGCGGCGGGTGCCCTATATCTGGTTCGGCACGCTGGCGCAGTTCGGCGGCCTGGCGATCATGCCTTTCGCGCTGGTGCTGCTGTCGCGGCCCGATACCTTGCCGATTGGTCTCGCCGCTGCCTGCGCCGCTTTCCTGCTGACCGGGGGGGGGATGCATGTGGTGCAGACCGCCGGGCTGGCGCTGGCGACCGACATTGCCCCGGAGGACAAGCGCCCGGCCGTGGTCGCGCTGCTCTATGTCATGCTGCTGGTCGGCATGATGCTGGCTGCGCTCAGCATGGGGCAATTGCTGGCCGACTACAGCCACACCCGGCTGATTCAGGTGATCCAGGGCGCGGCAGGGCTGACCATGCTGCTCAACATTGCCGCACTGTGGAAGCAGGAAGCGCGCAATTCGGCGCTCGCCGCAGGGGACGTCATCCGGGCCGGCTTTGCCGAGCAATGGCGTGCTTTCACCGGACAGCCGCATGCGCCGCGTCTGCTGGCGGCCATCGGTCTCGGGGCGATGGCATTCTCGATGCAGGATGCGCTGCTCGAACCCTATGGCGGGGAAATTCTCGGCCTGTCGGTCGGCGCGACCACCAGCCTGACCGGGGCCTGGGCCCTGGGCGCGCTCGTTGCCTTCGCGCTCTGCGCCCACCGCATGCAGGGCGGAGCCGACCCGCTGCGGCTTGCCGGTTATGGCGCGGCCATCGGGATCGCGGCTTTCCTGATGACTCTGTTCGCCGCCCCGCTGGCGTCGCCCGTGCTGCTGTTCGCAGGGGCTGCCACCATCGGCTTTGGCACGGGGCTGTTCTCGGTCGGCACCATGATTGCGGCCATGAGCCTCGCGCGCGACGGCGCAGCGGGCATGGCGCTGGGCGCATGGGGGGCGGTGCAGGCCAGCGCCGCCGGTCTCGGAATCGCGCTGGGCGGCATCATTCGCGATGCCATTGGCACCACGCTCCACAGCCCATCGACACTGGCCGATCGGGCGACTGGATACGGTGCGGTCTACGCGCTGGAGATCGCCTTGCTGGTGTTCACGCTGATTGTTCTCGGGCCGGTCGTCGGGCGGCTCAGGAATCCTGCGGATCCCGACAACAAGAATGCCTCCGCGCGTTTCGCGGTGACCGAATTCCCGACCTGA
- the puhC gene encoding photosynthetic complex assembly protein PuhC translates to MSHAHHHDPTVPKEALIGAAALLACVLALTGAVSWGFLPQEANPQLQRAAAQVQPALQRSLRFEDRADGAVVVTDAANGAVVKVIGFGEEGFTRATIRRLAKLRKKIGLGPEAPFILTKWQNGALSLTDPSTGESAELQGYGPDHTANFASLLQGVGE, encoded by the coding sequence ATGAGCCACGCCCATCACCACGACCCGACCGTTCCCAAGGAAGCGCTGATCGGCGCCGCGGCGCTGCTTGCCTGCGTCCTTGCCCTGACCGGCGCGGTTTCGTGGGGTTTCCTGCCGCAAGAGGCCAACCCGCAGCTCCAGCGCGCCGCAGCGCAGGTGCAACCTGCGCTTCAGAGGAGCTTGCGGTTCGAGGATCGCGCCGATGGAGCTGTGGTCGTAACCGACGCTGCCAACGGCGCGGTGGTCAAGGTCATCGGCTTTGGCGAGGAAGGCTTCACTCGCGCCACGATCCGTCGCCTCGCCAAACTGCGCAAGAAGATCGGCCTCGGGCCCGAGGCTCCCTTCATCCTCACCAAATGGCAGAACGGGGCGTTGTCATTGACCGATCCCAGCACTGGCGAGAGCGCCGAGTTGCAAGGCTACGGTCCCGATCACACCGCCAATTTCGCGTCGCTGCTACAGGGGGTTGGCGAATGA